From the genome of Candidatus Jidaibacter acanthamoeba, one region includes:
- a CDS encoding ankyrin repeat domain-containing protein, with the protein MKDKINEQFIEAVKAGNLKRVDELIKNGADIHVKTKDCETAMHFAAESGHQDTVEFLLKKGLEVNARTEEGKTPIHYAAQKGCNHIIEFLQRFGANINAVTIDYETAMHFAAEGGYQNTIEFLINNGLEVDTRTEEGETPLHYAAQDGHNHIIELLVDKGADINAVAEDGETAMHFAARGGQLHTAKFLIKKGLKTNLKNKRGETPADCAFSEGKAAVVSFLNKFEVKPWAERIIGEFTLNKILPRNSSL; encoded by the coding sequence ATGAAAGATAAAATTAATGAGCAATTCATAGAAGCGGTAAAGGCAGGAAATTTAAAAAGGGTAGATGAACTAATAAAAAACGGGGCTGATATTCATGTAAAGACTAAAGACTGTGAAACGGCTATGCATTTTGCCGCTGAAAGCGGACATCAAGATACAGTTGAATTTTTATTAAAAAAAGGACTCGAAGTTAATGCTAGAACGGAAGAGGGTAAAACCCCGATTCACTATGCTGCACAAAAAGGGTGTAACCATATAATTGAGTTTCTTCAAAGATTCGGTGCCAATATTAATGCTGTAACCATAGACTATGAAACGGCTATGCATTTTGCCGCTGAAGGCGGGTATCAAAATACTATAGAATTTCTTATAAATAATGGGCTTGAAGTAGATACAAGAACAGAGGAAGGTGAAACCCCGCTCCATTATGCAGCACAAGACGGGCATAACCATATAATTGAGCTTCTTGTAGACAAAGGAGCAGATATTAATGCTGTGGCTGAGGATGGAGAAACAGCTATGCATTTTGCCGCACGCGGCGGGCAACTTCATACGGCTAAGTTTCTTATAAAAAAAGGATTGAAAACTAATTTAAAAAATAAGCGAGGTGAAACTCCGGCGGATTGTGCATTTTCCGAAGGAAAAGCTGCTGTTGTGAGTTTTTTAAATAAATTTGAAGTTAAGCCATGGGCAGAAAGAATAATTGGAGAATTCACGCTAAATAAAATTCTACCGCGTAATTCAAGTTTATAA